A stretch of the Euleptes europaea isolate rEulEur1 chromosome 14, rEulEur1.hap1, whole genome shotgun sequence genome encodes the following:
- the LMAN2L gene encoding VIP36-like protein isoform X3, translating into MALQSGTQRIACSQRVFPYVSAMVSNGSLAYDHDRDGRPTELGGCTAMVRNLNHDTFLVIRYVKRRLTVLLDIDGKHEWRDCIDIPGVHFPRGYYFGASSVTGDLSDNHDIISLKLYQLTVERTPEEEQRDKEVFLPMVENMKLPGMEAPLEPLSGLALFLIVFFSLVALVFAIVIGIIVYNKWQEQSRKHFY; encoded by the exons ATGGCTTTGCAGTCTGGTACACAAAGGATCGCATGCAGCCAG CGTGTGTTCCCGTATGTCTCTGCCATGGTGAGCAACGGCTCTCTAGCTTATGACCACGACAGGGATGGGAGGCCCACGGAACTGGGCGGGTGCACGGCAATGGTGCGTAACCTCAACCACGACACTTTCCTGGTGATCCGCTACGTGAAGAGGAGGCTTACC GTCCTGCTCGACATAGATGGCAAGCATGAATGGAGAGACTGCATCGACATCCCAGGGGTCCATTTCCCACGAGGTTATTACTTCGGAGCATCTTCTGTCACAGGAGACCTGTCAG ATAACCATGACATCATTTCCCTGAAGTTGTACCAGCTGACAGTTGAACGGACACCAGAAGAGGAACAACGGGACAAAGAGGTCTTTCTTCCCATGGTGGAGAACATGAAACTGCCTGGAA TGGAAGCTCCGCTGGAACCACTGAGTGGCCTTGCTCTGTTCTTGATCGTCTTCTTCTCACTTGTTGCCTTGGTCTTTGCCATTGTCATTGGCATTATTGTCTACAACAAATGGCAGGAGCAGAGCCGGAAACACTTCTACTGA